The Prosthecobacter debontii genomic sequence AAGGGGTAAAGCTGGCCGGTCATTTTCAAAACACCGTTTTGATGGGTGTAGATGGCAAAGGCCACCACGTCTTCACGCGGCACATCCATGGCAGGTGGTGCGGAGGGGCCTTTTCCCTTCCCTTTGCCTTTACCCTTACCCTTGGCTCCCGCTGCCGCCCCGCCCTTGGCCCACCACTCCCCCGTCGCTAGCGAGTCGAGCATGGGGAACTCAGCGCCAAATGGAGTGGCAGCCTCCTGCGCCACCATCTTTATCGGATCGAGCGCCAGCGCCCCCAGTCCAGCAGCAGTCAGTTTCAAGGCATCACGTCGGGAGAGAGCAGAGCGGTCTTTCTTCATGGACCCCTCGTAACGTCTCCAAGGACGCTAGATTTCATGGAACCCCGGATTCTTTTGCGCCGCCGACTCAATCCGCATGGCCAAAGGGCTCCACATGCACGATGATATCGAGAAACCGCCGATCCGAAGCTTTCAAGGCATCCTGGACGTCATGGCCAATCCGATGCCCCTCTGCCACGGATAAGGAACCTTCCACCTGCACATGGATATCCATGTGGTAACCGAGACCAGACTTCTTCATGCGCAGTTTTTCGATCATTTTGACACCTGGCACAGTCGCACCGATGTCCCGTGCTTCCTGATAAAGCTCCTCGGTCGCTGCGCCATCCATGTTTTCGTGCAGCGCCGTCTTCAGCATAAAGAACCCATTGAGGAAAATGATGAAGCAGCCCACCAGCGCCGCCACATCATCAGCCATCTCGTAGCCATCTCCACCCAGCAAAGCCACACTGATGCCTAGCAACGCTGCGCCAGAAGTAATGGCATCCGCGCGATGATGCCAAGCATCGCCTTTGAGAGCGGTGCTAGTCGTCTCATCGCTCTTCCGCATCGCATAGCGTGAGAGTCCTTCTTTCACGATAATCACCACGACCAAGATCGGCAGGGTAAACCATTCGGGCGAAGTATGCCGATGCATGATGTTGTGCACGCTCTGCCAGGCAATGGTGCCCCCGGCAGCCAGCAATGAAAGGGCAGAAAATAATCCAGCCAGCTGCTCCGCGCGGCCATGGCCATAGGGATGATCATCATCTGGAGGCTTTTCAGCCACCTTCAGCCCGACCCAAACCATCAATGAGGCGAAGATGTCATTCACGGACTCAATGCCGTCGGCGATCAAAGCATAGGAATGACCTAGAATCCCAGCCGTAACTTTCACCACCGCCAGACCGGCATTGAGCACAATGCTCCATAGAACAGCACGAGCGGCGACTTGATTGTGACTCATGAGGAAGACAAACCGAGAAGGAGGAGGGCGTGGCTGAGCGATCCACAGAATCACTCGGAGCAGGCTTGGGGGCCAAGACTATCCCGAGTCTCAGAGAAAAAGTCAACCCCAGGCACTGACCTTAGGCTTGTGCTGATCGGAGAACCTGCCTTTTTTCAGCATCGACGTCGGCGCAGAAACACCAAGCCCAGCCCAGACACTAAAAATAAGACACGAGTAGGCTCAGGAACCGCAACGACATTCCAGCTGATGCTGCCGCCATTGAGCCCTGTTGATAGGAATTCACTGAAATCCCAGGTTCCAACATTCGCTCCATAATCAAGGTTCAAGAAACGCAGGTCCCCACTGGCACCATTACCCACGGTAAAGCCGGAAGACACGAGATTGGCCCAGTCGAAGAGGTCCAGGGTGAAATTACTGGAAAAGTTGGACGAACTGAAACCCGTGAAGTCCACATTGACGATGCCATCCAGCGTGACGGTGTCGGTCACAACCACCTTATCATGATCACTGAGTGAAGCGACTTCGAGCTGTGTCGTGGCAGCACTACCGAGTGTCAGACTGCCACTGATCGTCAGAGTATCACGCGTGTCGGTCAGAGTGGTATCGCCAGGGCTAAGCCGCCCATTGACGGTGACCAGAGTGCTGCCAGTGCCCACTCGTCCGAAGCCGCCTAAAGTGCCTGCTGCAGCCACCGTGACTGGCCCGACTCCCGTCGAAGAAGCTGTCGTAACAGTCCCAGTGTAGTTCGCCAACAACGTGCCACCGTTGACACTGGTGATGCGGGCGTAAGTATTGGCTCCGGTCAAGGTGAGCAGGCCCATGCCCTCTTTTCGCAACCCCGAAGTCGCGCCACTGATGGCACCGGAAAGCACTGCGTAATCCCCCCCGACGCCTGAGTTAACCGTGACAACGCGGTCACTGTTGGATGAGTTGAGATTAATATCGCTGGTGAGCTCCACCTTGCTGTCGGCAGTCGGTGAACCAAAGATGAAATTGGTGCCAAAAATATAGAGAGCCGTATTCAGGCCGATACTGCTGCCCAGATTGAGGGTAAGATCGCCACCTCGCGCTGCAAAGCCACCGGTTTGGCCAGACAGCTGCCCTGCGGTCGGGGTCGCGTTGGAACTAAACGTGCGATTCAAAGTGCCGTTCCCTTGCAGAATGGCACTGTTCGTAAAGGTTAAACCTCCACTGCCAAGGTTGGTCATCGGGCCAATATCCAGAATGCCCCCTGTGATGTTGTTTTGCCCGGTATGCAACATCGCTCCAGTCAGGGTCAAAGTGCCGGCACCACTTTTGGTAAGCCCTCCTGTGGTCGCTGTGGTGCTGCCAGTGATCGTCAGATTCGTGGCAGCTGTTGTGACTTCAATCGTCGCCGTTTTGGCTGCATTGATGGTGAAACTGCGATCCGTGCTGGCCGTGGCACCGGTATAACGAAGGGTGCCACCATCGAAAACCAGATTGCTCGCTGCATTGCTGGACGCGCCGAGGTTACTCACCACACCGCCATCAGCAATGGAGTCGATGCTCAGAGTGCCTGCGGCGATCTGGGTGACACCGGTATAGGTGTTGGCGGCACTCAGGATGAGCAGGCCCGTGCCGCTCTTGGTAATGCCGGAAGGTGACAATCCCACGCCGCCATTGGAGAGGACACCGCGCAACTCAGCAGAGTCTCCACCTACCCCCGAGATGACCGTGATGTTACGGCGTCCGGCACTGTTGATCACAATGGGATTCAGAACGACCACTTTATTATCTGCCGTGGCCGAACCAAAACGGAAGTCATTGCCAAAGATATAGCCGGAACCATTGAGAGCGATGCTGGAAGGCGTGGCATTACCACCGAAGTTCAAGATCAACTCCCCACCACGCGCTGCAAAACCGCCGTTTTGACCTGCGACTTGATTGGTGCCGGGAGTAACATTGCTGCTGAACGAGCGGGTAAAGGTTCCATAACCTTGGAGAGTGCCATTGCCATTGATCAGAAGACCGCCTGATCCGAGAGAACCATTGCTGAGATTCCCCACATCCAGCACGCCATTATTGATCACCGTCATGCCCGTGTAGCTATTGCTACCGGTGAGATAAACCGTATTGGCCCCCGTCTTCGTCAACGTCGAGGCTCCACCACTGTTGTTAGCAATGTTTCCAGTGAGAGTGATGTCCCCCGTAGCCGCATGCAAGGTGAGATCGCGTGAACCACCGATGACTACGTTGCCACTGAAAGAAAGCGCTCCGGTGCCAGCATTCAAGATCCCTTTGGCAGAGAAGTCACCCGTCACACTTGCCGCAGCACCGATGTAACGAACGGTGTTAAACGAAGCTCCTGCTCCCAAGGCTCCACCCGCCGCAAGATCATAATTTACCGTGCCCGTGGCATCGGTGATCAGGTTAGCCGTAGCGGCCGCAGTGCCTGCCGTGTAAGCGATAATATGGTTGGATCCATCCACCGTCGCGTAACGAATGGAAGCACCAGTGCCCATCGTGACCCAAGGGCCTATGATGCCTTGGACATTGGAGATATTCGTCGTCGTGATGGTGCCTGTGCCTTGGATATTCAAAGTAGCTCCTGTGCCTCGAGTGAACGTTCCGTCGCTCAAGGTAAGCGTGCGGCCAGATGCGATATTCCAACTCTGAGAGGAACCACTGAGCAAAGTCAGTCCAGACTGAATGGTCAGATTTTGAGTCGCCGAACTCATGTTGATGCTGTGGCCCGAAGGGCTGGAAAAACCCAGTGTTAACGTATTGCCTGTGCCAATGAGTACATCACCACCTGGATTGGTGATCGTGATCCCGCCCCACGTCACATTGCCTCCAAGCAACAGAGGGGTGGCGGCACTTGTCGCAGAAAAAGCGCTCGTCCATTGAGCTACATCGAAGACTCCAGGTGCAGTGCCTCCACTCCAACTCGCCCCTTGATTGAGATTCGTCGTATTATCAGCCTTGTTGACGGCCCGAGCGGTCATCGGGAAAATCACGCATGCGAGAAGAGAATAAGGAAGGAGAGAA encodes the following:
- a CDS encoding cation diffusion facilitator family transporter, translating into MSHNQVAARAVLWSIVLNAGLAVVKVTAGILGHSYALIADGIESVNDIFASLMVWVGLKVAEKPPDDDHPYGHGRAEQLAGLFSALSLLAAGGTIAWQSVHNIMHRHTSPEWFTLPILVVVIIVKEGLSRYAMRKSDETTSTALKGDAWHHRADAITSGAALLGISVALLGGDGYEMADDVAALVGCFIIFLNGFFMLKTALHENMDGAATEELYQEARDIGATVPGVKMIEKLRMKKSGLGYHMDIHVQVEGSLSVAEGHRIGHDVQDALKASDRRFLDIIVHVEPFGHAD
- a CDS encoding beta strand repeat-containing protein → MIRISLLPYSLLACVIFPMTARAVNKADNTTNLNQGASWSGGTAPGVFDVAQWTSAFSATSAATPLLLGGNVTWGGITITNPGGDVLIGTGNTLTLGFSSPSGHSINMSSATQNLTIQSGLTLLSGSSQSWNIASGRTLTLSDGTFTRGTGATLNIQGTGTITTTNISNVQGIIGPWVTMGTGASIRYATVDGSNHIIAYTAGTAAATANLITDATGTVNYDLAAGGALGAGASFNTVRYIGAAASVTGDFSAKGILNAGTGALSFSGNVVIGGSRDLTLHAATGDITLTGNIANNSGGASTLTKTGANTVYLTGSNSYTGMTVINNGVLDVGNLSNGSLGSGGLLINGNGTLQGYGTFTRSFSSNVTPGTNQVAGQNGGFAARGGELILNFGGNATPSSIALNGSGYIFGNDFRFGSATADNKVVVLNPIVINSAGRRNITVISGVGGDSAELRGVLSNGGVGLSPSGITKSGTGLLILSAANTYTGVTQIAAGTLSIDSIADGGVVSNLGASSNAASNLVFDGGTLRYTGATASTDRSFTINAAKTATIEVTTAATNLTITGSTTATTGGLTKSGAGTLTLTGAMLHTGQNNITGGILDIGPMTNLGSGGLTFTNSAILQGNGTLNRTFSSNATPTAGQLSGQTGGFAARGGDLTLNLGSSIGLNTALYIFGTNFIFGSPTADSKVELTSDINLNSSNSDRVVTVNSGVGGDYAVLSGAISGATSGLRKEGMGLLTLTGANTYARITSVNGGTLLANYTGTVTTASSTGVGPVTVAAAGTLGGFGRVGTGSTLVTVNGRLSPGDTTLTDTRDTLTISGSLTLGSAATTQLEVASLSDHDKVVVTDTVTLDGIVNVDFTGFSSSNFSSNFTLDLFDWANLVSSGFTVGNGASGDLRFLNLDYGANVGTWDFSEFLSTGLNGGSISWNVVAVPEPTRVLFLVSGLGLVFLRRRRC